A single Equus asinus isolate D_3611 breed Donkey chromosome 21, EquAss-T2T_v2, whole genome shotgun sequence DNA region contains:
- the GNAT1 gene encoding guanine nucleotide-binding protein G(t) subunit alpha-1: MGAGASAEEKHSRELEKKLKEDAEKDARTVKLLLLGAGESGKSTIVKQMKIIHQDGYSLEECLEFIAIIYGNTLQSILAIVRAMTTLNIQYGDSARQDDARKLMHMADTIEEGTMPKEMSDIIQRLWKDSGIQACFDRASEYQLNDSAGYYLSDLERLVTPGYVPTEQDVLRSRVKTTGIIETQFSFKDLNFRMFDVGGQRSERKKWIHCFEGVTCIIFIAALSAYDMVLVEDDEVNRMHESLHLFNSICNHRYFATTSIVLFLNKKDVFSEKIKKAHLSICFPDYNGPNTYEDAGNYIKVQFLELNMRRDVKEIYSHMTCATDTQNVKFVFDAVTDIIIKENLKDCGLF, translated from the exons ATGGGAGCTGGGGCCAGTGCGGAGGAGAAGCACTCAAGGGAGCTGGAAAAGAAGCTGAAAGAAGATGCTGAGAAGGATGCTCGAACCGTGAAACTTCTGCTTCTGG GTGCAGGTGAGTCCGGGAAGAGCACCATTGTCAAGCAGATGAA GATTATCCACCAGGATGGGTACTCGCTGGAAGAGTGCCTCGAGTTCATTGCCATCATCTACGGCAACACGCTGCAGTCCATCCTGGCCATCGTGCGCGCCATGACTACGCTCAACATCCAATACGGAGACTCTGCGCGCCAG GACGATGCCCGGAAGCTGATGCACATGGCAGACACCATCGAAGAGGGCACGATGCCCAAAGAGATGTCGGACATCATCCAGCGACTGTGGAAGGACTCGGGTATTCAGGCCTGTTTTGATCGCGCCTCGGAGTACCAGCTCAACGACTCCGCTGGCTA CTACCTCTCCGACCTGGAGCGCCTGGTAACCCCGGGCTATGTGCCCACTGAGCAGGACGTGCTGCGCTCGCGTGTCAAGACCACGGGCATCATTGAGACGCAGTTCTCCTTCAAGGACCTCAACTTCCG GATGTTCGATGTTGGTGGACAGCGCTCGGAGCGCAAGAAGTGGATCCACTGCTTCGAGGGTGTAACCTGCATCATCTTCATCGCGGCACTGAGCGCCTACGACATGGTGCTAGTGGAGGATGATGAAGTG AACCGCATGCACGAGAGCCTGCACCTGTTCAACAGCATCTGCAACCACCGCTACTTCGCCACCACGTCCATCGTGCTCTTCCTCAACAAGAAGGACGTTTTCTCGGAGAAGATAAAAAAGGCGCACCTCAGCATCTGCTTCCCGGACTACAACg gGCCCAACACCTACGAGGACGCGGGCAACTACATCAAGGTGCAGTTCCTCGAGCTCAACATGCGACGCGACGTGAAGGAGATCTATTCCCATATGACGTGCGCCACCGACACGCAGAACGTCAAGTTTGTCTTCGACGCTGTCACCGACATCATCATCAAGGAGAACCTGAAAGATTGCGGCCTCTTCTGA
- the SEMA3F gene encoding semaphorin-3F isoform X1 yields the protein MPVAGLLLWASLLTGAWPATLTQDHLPATPRVRLSFKELKATGTAHFFNFLLNTTDYRILLKDEDHDRMYVGSKDYVLSLDLHDINREPLIIHWAASPQRIEECVLSGKDGNGECGNFVRLIQPWNRTHLYVCGTGAYNPMCTYVNRGRRAQAMSWTQMQVVRGRGNRATDGTFRPTPTAPRQDYIFYLEPERLESGKGKCPYDPKLDTASALINEELYAGVYIDFMGTDAAIFRTLGKQTAMRTDQYNSRWLNEPSFIHAELVPDSAERNDDKLYFFFRERSAEAPQSPAVYARIGRICLNDDGGHCCLVNKWSTFLKARLVCSVPGEDGIETHFDELQDVFVQQTQDVRNPVIYAVFTSSGSVFRGSAVCVYSMADIRMVFNGPFAHKEGPNYQWMPFSGKMPYPRPGTCPGGTFTPSMKSTKDYPDEVINFMRSHPLMYQAVYPLQRRPLVVRTGAPYRLTTVAVDQVDAADGRYEVLFLGTDRGTVQKVIVLPKDDQEMEELMLEEVEVFKDPAPVKTMTISSKRQQLYVASAVGVTHLSLHRCQAYGAACADCCLARDPYCAWDGQACSRYTASSKRRSRRQDVRHGNPIRQCRGFNSNANKNAVESVQYGVAGSAAFLECQPRSPQATVKWLFQRDPSDRRREIRAEDRFLRTEQGLLLRALQLGDRGLYSCTATENNFKHVVTRVQLHVLGRDAVHAALFPPPAVSAPPPAGAGLPTPPYQELAQLLAQPEVGLIHQYCQGYWRHVPPSPRDAPGAPRPPEPQDQKKPRNRRHHPPDT from the exons AGCTTAAGGCCACAGGGACTGCCCACTTCTTTAACTTCCTGCTCAACACAACTGACTACCGGATCCTACTCAAGGACGAGGACCACGACCGCATGTATGTGGGCAGCAAGGACTACGTGCTATCCCTGGACCTGCACGACATCAACCGAGAGCCCCTCATT ATCCACTGGGCAGCCTCCCCACAGCGCATTGAGGAGTGCGTGCTCTCAGGCAAGGATGGCAAC ggtgAGTGTGGGAACTTCGTCAGGCTCATCCAGCCCTGGAACCGCACACACCTGTACGTGTGTGGGACCGGCGCCTACAACCCCATGTGTACCTACGTAAACCGTGGCCGCCGTGCCCAG GCCATGTCCTGGACCCAGATGCAGGTGGTCAGAGGCCGAGGCAACAGAGCCACGGATGGTACCTTCCGCCCGACGCCCACGGCCCCACGCCAG GATTACATCTTCTACCTGGAGCCTGAGAGACTCGAGTCAGGGAAGGGCAAGTGTCCGTACGACCCCAAGCTGGACACAGCCTCAGCCCTCATCA ACGAGGAACTCTATGCTGGTGTGTACATCGACTTCATGGGCACCGATGCAGCCATCTTCCGCACGCTTGGAAAGCAGACAGCCATGCGCACAGATCAGTACAACTCCCGGTGGCTCAATG AGCCTTCCTTCATCCACGCTGAGCTCGTCCCCGACAGCGCTGAGCGCAATGACGACAAGCTCTACTTCTTCTTCCGTGAGCGGTCCGCAGAGGCGCCGCAGAGCCCCGCTGTGTATGCCCGAATTGGACGGATCTGCCTG AATGATGATGGTGGCCACTGCTGCCTGGTCAACAAGTGGAGCACATTCCTGAAGGCACGGCTAGTCTGCTCCGTGCCAGGCGAGGATGGCATTGAGACTCACTTCGATGAGCTCC agGATGTGTTTGTCCAGCAGACCCAGGATGTGAGGAATCCAGTCATTTACGCTGTCTTTACCTCCTCGgg CTCCGTGTTCCGAGGCTCTGCTGTGTGTGTCTACTCCATGGCTGACATTCGCATGGTCTTCAATGGGCCCTTTGCCCACAAAGAGGGCCCCAACTACCAGTGGATGCCCTTCTCAGGGAAGATGCCCTACCCACGGCCCGGCACG TGCCCTGGTGGAACCTTCACACCATCCATGAAGTCCACCAAGGACTATCCTGATGAAGTCATCAACTTCATGCGCAGCCACCCACTCATGTACCAGGCTGTGTACCCTCTGCAGCGGAGGCCCCTGGTGGTCCGCACAGGTGCTCCCTACCGGCTCACCACTGTTGCTGTGGACCAGGTGGATGCAGCTGATGGGCGCTATGAGGTGCTTTTCCTGGGCACAG ACCGCGGGACAGTGCAGAAGGTCATTGTGCTGCCCAAGGATGACCAGGAGATGGAGGAGCTCAtgctggaggaggtggaggtcTTCAAG GATCCAGCACCCGTTAAGACCATGACCATCTCTTCCAAGAGA CAACAACTGTACGTGGCCTCAGCCGTGGGTGTCACACACCTGAGCCTACACCGCTGCCAGGCTTATGGGGCTGCTTGTGCCGACTGCTGCCTCGCCCGGGACCCCTACTGCGCCTGGGATGGCCAGGCCTGTTCCCGCTACACAGCATCCTCCAAGAG GCGGAGCCGCCGGCAGGACGTCCGGCACGGGAACCCCATCAGGCAGTGCCGTGGGTTCAACTCCAATG CCAACAAGAATGCCGTGGAGTCGGTGCAGTATGGTGTGGCGGGCAGTGCAGCCTTCCTTGAGTGCCAACCCCGCTCACCCCAGGCAACTGTTAAGTGGCTGTTCCAGCGAGATCCCAGTGACCGGCGTCGTGAG ATCCGTGCAGAGGACCGCTTCCTGCGCACAGAGCAGGGCTTGCTGCTTCGTGCCCTGCAGCTCGGGGACCGCGGCCTCTACTCCTGCACAGCCACCGAGAACAACTTCAAGCATGTCGTCACACGAGTGCAGCTGCATGTACTGGGCCGGGACGCTGTCCATGCTGCCCTCTTCCCACCACCAGCTGTGAGCGCCCCTCCACCTGCAGGCGCTGGCCTCCCCACGCCCCCTTACCAGGAGCTGGCCCAGCTGCTGGCCCAGCCAGAAGTGGGCCTCATCCACCAGTACTGCCAGGGCTACTGGCGCCACgtgccccccagccccagggatgCCCCAGGGGCACCCCGGCCTCCTGAACCCCAGGACCAGAAAAAGCCCCGGAACCGCCGCCACCACCCGCCGGACACATGA
- the SEMA3F gene encoding semaphorin-3F isoform X2 yields MPVAGLLLWASLLTGAWPATLTQDHLPATPRVRLSFKELKATGTAHFFNFLLNTTDYRILLKDEDHDRMYVGSKDYVLSLDLHDINREPLIIHWAASPQRIEECVLSGKDGNGECGNFVRLIQPWNRTHLYVCGTGAYNPMCTYVNRGRRAQDYIFYLEPERLESGKGKCPYDPKLDTASALINEELYAGVYIDFMGTDAAIFRTLGKQTAMRTDQYNSRWLNEPSFIHAELVPDSAERNDDKLYFFFRERSAEAPQSPAVYARIGRICLNDDGGHCCLVNKWSTFLKARLVCSVPGEDGIETHFDELQDVFVQQTQDVRNPVIYAVFTSSGSVFRGSAVCVYSMADIRMVFNGPFAHKEGPNYQWMPFSGKMPYPRPGTCPGGTFTPSMKSTKDYPDEVINFMRSHPLMYQAVYPLQRRPLVVRTGAPYRLTTVAVDQVDAADGRYEVLFLGTDRGTVQKVIVLPKDDQEMEELMLEEVEVFKDPAPVKTMTISSKRQQLYVASAVGVTHLSLHRCQAYGAACADCCLARDPYCAWDGQACSRYTASSKRRSRRQDVRHGNPIRQCRGFNSNANKNAVESVQYGVAGSAAFLECQPRSPQATVKWLFQRDPSDRRREIRAEDRFLRTEQGLLLRALQLGDRGLYSCTATENNFKHVVTRVQLHVLGRDAVHAALFPPPAVSAPPPAGAGLPTPPYQELAQLLAQPEVGLIHQYCQGYWRHVPPSPRDAPGAPRPPEPQDQKKPRNRRHHPPDT; encoded by the exons AGCTTAAGGCCACAGGGACTGCCCACTTCTTTAACTTCCTGCTCAACACAACTGACTACCGGATCCTACTCAAGGACGAGGACCACGACCGCATGTATGTGGGCAGCAAGGACTACGTGCTATCCCTGGACCTGCACGACATCAACCGAGAGCCCCTCATT ATCCACTGGGCAGCCTCCCCACAGCGCATTGAGGAGTGCGTGCTCTCAGGCAAGGATGGCAAC ggtgAGTGTGGGAACTTCGTCAGGCTCATCCAGCCCTGGAACCGCACACACCTGTACGTGTGTGGGACCGGCGCCTACAACCCCATGTGTACCTACGTAAACCGTGGCCGCCGTGCCCAG GATTACATCTTCTACCTGGAGCCTGAGAGACTCGAGTCAGGGAAGGGCAAGTGTCCGTACGACCCCAAGCTGGACACAGCCTCAGCCCTCATCA ACGAGGAACTCTATGCTGGTGTGTACATCGACTTCATGGGCACCGATGCAGCCATCTTCCGCACGCTTGGAAAGCAGACAGCCATGCGCACAGATCAGTACAACTCCCGGTGGCTCAATG AGCCTTCCTTCATCCACGCTGAGCTCGTCCCCGACAGCGCTGAGCGCAATGACGACAAGCTCTACTTCTTCTTCCGTGAGCGGTCCGCAGAGGCGCCGCAGAGCCCCGCTGTGTATGCCCGAATTGGACGGATCTGCCTG AATGATGATGGTGGCCACTGCTGCCTGGTCAACAAGTGGAGCACATTCCTGAAGGCACGGCTAGTCTGCTCCGTGCCAGGCGAGGATGGCATTGAGACTCACTTCGATGAGCTCC agGATGTGTTTGTCCAGCAGACCCAGGATGTGAGGAATCCAGTCATTTACGCTGTCTTTACCTCCTCGgg CTCCGTGTTCCGAGGCTCTGCTGTGTGTGTCTACTCCATGGCTGACATTCGCATGGTCTTCAATGGGCCCTTTGCCCACAAAGAGGGCCCCAACTACCAGTGGATGCCCTTCTCAGGGAAGATGCCCTACCCACGGCCCGGCACG TGCCCTGGTGGAACCTTCACACCATCCATGAAGTCCACCAAGGACTATCCTGATGAAGTCATCAACTTCATGCGCAGCCACCCACTCATGTACCAGGCTGTGTACCCTCTGCAGCGGAGGCCCCTGGTGGTCCGCACAGGTGCTCCCTACCGGCTCACCACTGTTGCTGTGGACCAGGTGGATGCAGCTGATGGGCGCTATGAGGTGCTTTTCCTGGGCACAG ACCGCGGGACAGTGCAGAAGGTCATTGTGCTGCCCAAGGATGACCAGGAGATGGAGGAGCTCAtgctggaggaggtggaggtcTTCAAG GATCCAGCACCCGTTAAGACCATGACCATCTCTTCCAAGAGA CAACAACTGTACGTGGCCTCAGCCGTGGGTGTCACACACCTGAGCCTACACCGCTGCCAGGCTTATGGGGCTGCTTGTGCCGACTGCTGCCTCGCCCGGGACCCCTACTGCGCCTGGGATGGCCAGGCCTGTTCCCGCTACACAGCATCCTCCAAGAG GCGGAGCCGCCGGCAGGACGTCCGGCACGGGAACCCCATCAGGCAGTGCCGTGGGTTCAACTCCAATG CCAACAAGAATGCCGTGGAGTCGGTGCAGTATGGTGTGGCGGGCAGTGCAGCCTTCCTTGAGTGCCAACCCCGCTCACCCCAGGCAACTGTTAAGTGGCTGTTCCAGCGAGATCCCAGTGACCGGCGTCGTGAG ATCCGTGCAGAGGACCGCTTCCTGCGCACAGAGCAGGGCTTGCTGCTTCGTGCCCTGCAGCTCGGGGACCGCGGCCTCTACTCCTGCACAGCCACCGAGAACAACTTCAAGCATGTCGTCACACGAGTGCAGCTGCATGTACTGGGCCGGGACGCTGTCCATGCTGCCCTCTTCCCACCACCAGCTGTGAGCGCCCCTCCACCTGCAGGCGCTGGCCTCCCCACGCCCCCTTACCAGGAGCTGGCCCAGCTGCTGGCCCAGCCAGAAGTGGGCCTCATCCACCAGTACTGCCAGGGCTACTGGCGCCACgtgccccccagccccagggatgCCCCAGGGGCACCCCGGCCTCCTGAACCCCAGGACCAGAAAAAGCCCCGGAACCGCCGCCACCACCCGCCGGACACATGA